The genomic interval TTTTATTGGGCAAATTGCAGGGTATGCCATTAAATTCAATACTCCTAGCACTGCAATGGCTCCATTTATTGAATATATCGCTCCGACGGCACTTGATAATGTCGATTTAAGCGATGTATTAGCTTTATATAACCATGATTACGCCAATGTGCTAGGCAGAGTTGATGCAGGAACTTTAAAGTTAAGCATTGATAAAGTCGGATTGCATTTTGTTTTGGATATGCCAGATACAACAGTTGGCCATGACGTTTATAACAATATTAAGGCTGGGAACCTTAAAGGTATGAGTTTTGGATTCTCTGTTGCGGACGGTGGTGATTCATGGCAACAAGGAGCAGATAGTCCAATAAGAATTATTAATCAACTTCAAACGTTGAGTGAAATAAGTGTTGTAAGCAGACCAGCTTATGATGATACAAGCGTCCAAGTTACTCGTTCAATGGACGCTTTTTTGTCGGAACGAACGAGAAAATATAAAGAAAAGGTAAAAATCTACCTAGGAGGACTCAATGAAAATTGAAAAATTAAAAAAAGATTTAGCGACTAAAACTGCTGAACTTAATACCAAAAAAGCTGAAATTCGAAGCTTTACTGAGTCAGAAGACAAAACAATTGATGAAGTCAAAGCTGGAATGACAGAAATCAAAGAAAAAGAAGATGAAATCAAAGAAATTCGCTCTAATATTGAAGTTTTGGAGCAAGCTTCAGCATTAAAAGTTGAAGAAAAAAGAGATGATTCTGATTTGGTTGCTCCTGAATTAGAAGAAAATTCAGCAGATAACGAAGAAGATGATCCAGAAAAAACTAAAACTGAAACAAAATCAGAAGCAGAAAAAGATAAAAATACTGTCAAAGATGAAGAAAAAAGAGATGCAGGAGGATTGCAAGATATGAAATTAAAAGTTGGTGGCGAAATCGCAGATAAAAAAGTGACTGCTTTTGCTGATTATTTAAAAACTGGTGAAGTTCGTGATGTTACAGGTATTGCTTTGAAAGATGGGAAAGTAATTATTCCTGAAACAATTCTCACTCCAGAAAAAGAAGTGCATCAATTCCCGCGGCTTGGCTCATTGGTTCGAACCGAATCAGTAACTACATCAACTGGTAAGCTTCCAATTTTTAATAACTCTACTGACCTATTGACTGCTCACACAGAGTATGGTCAAACAACTAAAAATGCAACTCCAGTTATTACGCCTATTCTTTGGGACTTGAAAACATATACAGGAGGCTACGTATTCTCTCAAGAATTGATTTCTGATTCGTCTTATGATTGGCAAGCTGAACTTCAATCACGATTGACTGAGCTTCGTGATAATACTGATGATTCTCTTATCATTACAGCTTTGACTGATGGAGTTAAAAAAACTTCCTCTACTGACTTACTTGGAGATATTAAGAAAGCTCTGAACGTTACTTTAAAACCTCAAGATTCTGCAGCTGCTTCGATTGTTATGTCACAATCTGCCTATAACCTCTTTGATACGGCTACTGATGCAATGGGTCGTCCTTTGTTGCAACCAAACGTTACCGCAGCAACTGGTTATACTTTGCTTGGGAAAACAGTTGTTATCGTTGATGATAAATTGTTCCCTAGTGCTAGTGCAGGGGATGTAAATATCATTGTTGCTCCGCTCAAAAAAGCAGTAATCAACTTTAAACTTACTGAAATTACTGGTCAATTCCAAGATACTTATGATATCTGGTATAAACAATTAGGCATCTTCTTGCGTCAAAACGTTGTACAAGCTCGTAAAGACTTAATTGTTAACTTGACAGGTAAGCTAAAAGAAGTAAAAGCTGTTCAATCTACAGCAGTATAAGGAGTGAATTATGGCACTAATTACAGCACAAGAATTACTTGATGAAAATCATATTGATTCAAACTATGATGAAATTGCAACTATGAATAGACTTATTCATGATGCAAGTGCCTTAATTCGTGGTTCTATTTCTGATTCAGTTACTGATGAGCAAATCATGGATAATTTACCCGACCAGTACAATAGAGCTGTTTCAGCTCTTGCAACCCGTCTATATTTCAGTAGAGATTTATCTGATGGTTACGGTATGGGTATTCAGATTATGATTAATCAAATAAGAGCTAGAATGTGTGAGGTGCTGAATGGCACAACTTAATCTAGCTGACTTTAACAAAAAAGTTCAACTAGGAGATGTTAAAACTGAAACAAATGAATATACTGGTGCTGGTTATGGCGGTTTTGTTCCGAAAATAAATGTTTGGTTTGCATCTAAAACAAGAACGTTGAGTCAATCATACCAACTCCAAGGAACTGCTCTTGAAAACTCACGTACGATTATCATACGACACAATTCATCAGCAGAAAAATTAAAGGCTGCTGTGATTGATAATGTCCAATATGATATCGTCAATTATTCGCCTGATGAAACAAGTAACATTATCAGGTACGACTATTTGACGTTGAAAAGGAGTTCATGATGGGTCAAGAACTTAATTTTGAAGAAATCATGAATAGCTTAATTGAAGAAGCAGAATCTGTCAGTACATCTCTAACGGTTGAAGATAAAGCGAAAATAACCAAGGCTGGTGCAAATGCATTCGCTAGAGGACTTGAAAAAGTCACTAAAGATAAGCATTATCGTATTCGTAAAACTGGGAAAAATCCACATCTAGCCGATAGTATTTTGGTTCAGAACACTAATATTGATGGTATTAAAGATGGAAATTCTACCGTTGGTTGGGATTACACCAAATCAAGGGTAGGTCATCTGATTGAAAACGGCACACGTTTTCCGATGTATTCCAAAAAAGGAACGAAATATAGAAAAGGGGGTCAAGTTGCAATCACATCTGACCCTTTTGTTTCTACTTATCGTGATAGCATGGAAGCTCAAGTTGCCATGTTTTCAGCGGAAGAAGAAGTTTTTTCAGAAATACTCAAAAAGAAAGGGGCAGAATGAGACCAACACAAGAAGTTTCGCAAATAGTAGGTGCTTTCCGCCCCTCTTGGTTAGTATTTGAAAATTTTATTCCCAAAGAACATGTTAATGATTTAGACAATACTCAAGTTTTACTGACAGAGTTTAAATCAGATATTACAAACTATGGGGACGGAACCTTTAATAGCGTTGTTCTGGCAGTTACTATCCAAATTTTCTACGGATTTAATCTCTCTGAAAGTATGCTTCTTGCAGAAATAGAATTGATGGAGAAACTAAAAGATAGCGGGTGGTTAACAATTTCAAGTGAACCACATTACCTAGACGTTAGTACCAATACAACAAAACAACAAACTAAAAAAAATATCACAGTTGAAAAAATTGTGGAAATTAATGAATTAAAAGGAGAATAAAATGACAATTGTAGGTTTAAAAAAAACTTATCTTGGATTAATTGATAAAAAAACAGGCAAAATTATTGCAGGTCCTGAAGGGCTAACAACAGATGGACTTTATATGTCAAATCCGAAAGATTTAGGTACAGCTTCTGCAAATATCACTAATATTGCAGCTGCTGGTACTCAAAAATTTGGAGACAACGGTCTTGTTGATGTAGTGAGTTCAAAATCATTTCCGCAAGTCGCTGCAGTTTGGAACAATCTTCCTTTTGATATTAAAGCTAAAATTAAAGGAGAAGTAAGCGACAAAAAAGGCGGATACGTTCAATCACAAGATTTGCCACAAGTTGCTTTGATTATTGAGTCAGAGTTAATTGATCGTTCACATTCAATTTTTTACGCATTCGGTAATGGGCAAATGACTGAAACTGCATTGAACATTCAAACTGACCATACAGCGCAAAACCGAGTTGAAGATGCATTGACTTATCAATCACTGGCTTTTGCGGCATGGAATAATCAAGGAATGAAAACTTTCAATTCTGCAGATTCTGGATTCGATAAAGCGGCAATGCTAAAAGAAGTTATGGGAGGATATGCTGCTAGTGGACTAGGAGTTTAATTAAACAGTGCGGGATGATTACATCCCGCTTTTTTATTTATAAAATATTGGAGAAAAACATGGAAATTAAAATCAAACAACTTAAAAAAACCGTTGAAGTCAAAGCTTCAATTAAAAATCTCAAGAAGAGTTATAAATTTGCCAAAAACATGGCCGAAGCAGAAGAAAAAATTAGTGAAGGAAACGATGAACTAGTCTTAGATTATCTTGATTCAATTATCGAATTTGTCTCTGATATCGCTAAACTCAGCAAAAAAGAAAAAGAAGAACTTGAAGAACTTGAAATGGAAGAGTTGATGGAAGTTGTTTCTTATATTGTTGCAAAATTGCAAGGTGCTTCTGATTCGGACATCAAAAAAGCCAAAGAAAATGGCGAAGTGGGTTTAGCCCAAGAGAGCGAATAATCAGCAATCATAATCACTTGTTAGAATTACAGCTATTCGAAAAAGATGTGATTCAAAATCTTCATTGGGATTTAAGCACAATTGGAGAACAGGAATATGAGGAATTGCTTGATGTCATGAGCGCAAATCCTGATAACAAAATGATGTCAGCTGAGGATTTAGCTGCTCAATGGAATTCGTTAATTTAAAAAGAAAGGAGGAATATATGGCAAAAGAAAAAATAGCTGGGACTTTGGCCACTAATATCGGAGTTAATACTACTAATGCAGTAACCAGTATTGAAAGCCTTAAAAATTCAGTTAAAGATAGCACCAATGCTTGGAAACAGATGGAATCTCAAATGAAGCTGTCAGGAGATACTCTAGGTGCTTCTAAAGCTAAGTATGAGGGTTTGTCTGATTCTTTAAGTAAACAAAAATCAGTGCTTGAGCGGCTAAAACAAGAGCAATCAGAAGTTAACCGTTCTACTTCTGATGGAGAGAAAGCTTATCAAAAATATGCTTCACAAATTACTCAAGCAGAAGTTAAGTTAACCGCCCTAAACGGTCAACAAGATAAAGCAAAACAAGCTTATGAGTACCAAAAATCAGGACTTGCAAAACTTAACGAGGAAGTTCAACATTCTAACAAGCTTACGGAAGAACGGGTAAAGCAACTCGAAGCGGAAGGAAAAACTGAAGAAGCCAACAAAGCCAAAATTGATGGATTAAAGTCAGCTCAAGAAAAATATTCTCAAATTTTAAAGATTCAAAAAACCGAATTGGAAAAACTAGGGGAATCAGGCGATAAGAACTCTAAGGCTTATAGACTTCAAGAAGTTCGTGTGGCGCAAATGTCCACAAAGGTTTCAGAAGCTACTCGAGATATAAAAAGGCTCAATGGCACTGAAATAAAACCTCGTACAGAAGGTATAGGTAAAGTAAAGAGTCAGCTTAGAAGTCTTAATGGTTTATTAGACCGTACACATAGCCATTTTAAAGATGTCTTTTTAGGGAACATCTTAGCTACCGGTGTAATCGGTGCGATTGGTGATATTAAGAGCAAATTTACTGGTGCGTTAGAAGCTGGCGTAGAGTATAACAAAGAAATGCAGAATTTATCGGTTTCTTTGAATAATTTTACAAATGGTAATCAAAAACTGAATGATTCTTTAGTTGATAATATCAAAAATTTGCGAGAAGAATCAGGATATTCCATTGATACATTAAGTCTTTTAACTAAAAAAACTTATGGATTAACAGGTTCGGCTGATGGCGCTAAAAAATTATCTGACGCTTTTGTTAATTTAGGTCGTGCAACTGGTAAATCTGATGATTCAATGCAAAACATTATCACTAAGTTTACTCAAATGAATGCAAGTGGTGAAATTACTTCTGGTTCAATTACCAAAATGGAAAAAACGCTACCTGGGTTCGCTAAAACATTATCCACGACAATGGGTGTCTCTCGCGATAAACTCAACGAATTAGCAAGCAACGGTAAAATTTCAATGTCTGATTTATCAAAGACAATTGAAAACATGAGTGCCGCTAAACCTAAAGGGCTTGAAAACTACCTCACTTCATTTGACGGATTTTCTGGTCACTTGCAAGAAAAATACCAAAGTTTATCTGGAAAAATCACAGAAGGTTTCTTTAAAACAAATAATAATTTCTTAAAAAACATGTCTAAATCTCTTGATGGAAAGGAAACGGAAAAGGCGTTTACTCATATCGGAGATAGTGCAAATAAAGCTGTCACAACTATTTCTAAAGCTTTTAGCTCCGTTTTTAAAGGAACGAAAAATCCATTAGCAGACTTTGCGAATGGACTGGCTAATAAAATTGAAAAATTAGGGAACTTTATTTCTAAACATGCCAATGATATCAAAAACTTTTTTGGTATGGTAAAAAATTTAGGCGGTACTGCATTTAAGTTAATCGGCGACACTCTAAAAACAGTTATACCGTGGCTTGAGAAGTTTGGGACTTGGGCATCAAAACATCCGAAAGACGTTAAGAAAATTGCTCTTGCAATTATAGGACTTAAAATTGCATTAAAAGGTACATTAGGCGTTTTAAAAGGTGTAGAAAAATTTAAAGAAGCTAAAAAATTAGTTTTAGGTTTTGGGAGTTCAATCAAAAAAACAGCCACTGGAATGAAACTCGCTTTTAACTTTTTAAAAACTAATCCATTTATTCTTATTATCACAGGCATTGTCGCCGTAGTCGCCGCATTTGTAGAACTATATAAGCACAATAAGAAATTCCGAAACTTCATCAATGGTATAGCTAAAGCAGTCTCAAAATGGGCTGGTAGTGTTGTTAAATGGTTCAAGAAAACATGGGACGATGTTTCTAAAGGTTTCAACAACTTCGTCAACTCATTTTCTAAAGTGTTTAACTCGCTTTTAAACGGAATAAAAAACGCATGGAATGGTGCATGGTCTTGGATTGGCAATGTATTTAATAAATATATTGATGTTTTTAAGTCAGTTTTAAAACTTTTTACTGATTTCTTTACAGGTAAATGGGGAAATCTCGGCAAGGATATCCAGAAGATATGGAATGCTTTATGGGGTTTTGTTGAGTCTATCTTTGGTAAAAAGGTTGATTCTATCAAAAAAGGTATCGAAGGTTTCGGTACTAAGATTTGGGATACATTCAACACAATTAAAACTAAAGTCAGTGATTTTTGGAAAGGAATGTGGGATGGTTTAATCCAATTCGGAAAAAATGGTATCAATTCAGTTATAGATGTAATAAACAACGGTATCGGCGGAATTAACGGTGTGATTCATACATTCGGCGGTTCTAAAAATGCAATTAGTAAAATACCTAAACTGGCGAACGGTACTAAAGGCGCACCTAAAGGAGTCGCATTAATTAACGATGCACCAGGCGAACATTACCAAGAAGCTGTTATAGACAATTCAGGTCAAATGCATGTACTGGAAGGTCGGAACAGGCTTGTAAACTTCCAAGGTGGTGAAACAGTTGTACCCGCTCACGCTATCCCTCACTTTGAAAATGGCACTCCAGATTGGTTGAGTTCTATTGGTTCGTGGGTTAAAGATAAATGGGATGGCTTAACAGAAATGATTAAGCACCCTATTAAGACTTTAACTCACTTCATGACTAATGCTATATCAGGTATTAGTGGTTCTCCTTTAGTTACTTCTATAGCACCAGCTCTTGGTAATGGATTTGTCAATGCAATCGTTGACCCAATCAAAAAGTTACTTGGTTCATTAAAGAAAAAACACGAAGATGACGGTGGCGGTTCTCAAGGTTCGCCATCTGGTTCCGGTGTTCAACGTTGGGCTGGACAAGTTAAAGAAGCACTTGCAGCTAACGGCTTGAGTACTAGCCAAGACATGATTGACCGTGTGCTTCGCCAAATCGCTTCTGAGTCAAGTGGTAATGAAAAAGCGGTCCAAGGGAACATCGGAGATATTAACAATATCACTGGTGACCTTGCTAAAGGGTTGATGCAAACAATTTCCTCAACTTTCAACGCCAATAAATTCCCTGGTCACGGTGATATTTTTAATGGTTACGATAACTTATTAGCTGCTCTTAACTATGCTAAAAAAACCTATGGCCCAAGTTTGTCATTCCTTGGAAATGGGCATGGCTATGAAAATGGTGGATTAATTAGTAGCCATGGACTATATGAAATTGGCGAAGGAAATAAGCCAGAAATGGTTATTCCTTTGTCTGTTGAAAAAAATGCAAGAGCAAATCAATTGCTTGCGGAAGCTAATCAAAGAATTAATGGGAATAGTGAGCATGTTCAAAATAATGAAATTGATAATTCAATTATTATCAATTTATTATCAAAAATATATGAATCTTTAGATGATATTAAAAATAATCCATTGATAGCCTATGCAATGATAGACGGAAAAATGGCTACAAATCTATTAGCAAAATATATGAATACTGCTCTTAAAAATGAAGAAAATAAAAATAGTTGGCTTTGGGGGAATAATAATTAATGGCGTTTAAAATTTATTACAATGGCACTGATTTGTCTAATATTGTCGATGGATTCACAGGTATCACAAGAAATATAGGAGCAGGTTGGACAAATAACTTGCAAACTAAATCTAAATTAGGCTCTGATTTTCTTCGAAATTCAATCAATTCAAAAAGCATAACTATAAATTTTGTAGTTAATGTAAAAAAAGATAGATTTACATCTGTTAGAAAAGCACTAGGAGAAATATTAAATGTAAATGAACCATGTGTTTTAATTTTTGATGATGATCCAAATAGCGTTTGGTATGCAGTGCCTGATGGCATACCAACGCTAGACGAATCATCTTTTTATCAAGCTTTTGGCACTCTCACGTTCTTAGTTCCAAGCGGCTACGCAGAATCAGTCGATACTAAAATATTGAATAATGATAACTCAGGCGGAGAAAATGGAACCATCATAAATAATGCTGATAACTCAGTTTCGGTATTGATTAATAACAATGGAACCTTGCCTATCTATCCCACAATTAAAGTCACTCCAACATCTGAAACAGGCTATTTAGCCTTTGTTGGGCAAAACGGAATCCTTGAAATTGGTAATCCAGATGAAGCAGATACAACCACCGCTAAAAGTCAAAAGCTAGTCTGTGATTTTAAAACTAAGTCTGATTTTGAAACTAACTTTGTTCCAGATACAAGCTGGACGACTTCATGGCCAACAAATCTTGATGGTATGCCATTAAATAGTACGATTGCTTGGAAAGATGATGGAATTCGAATTGGAGCAATGGCACAATCTTCGCTTTGGAACGCAGGAGTTTTAAGATATGAAGTACCTAAAGATGATTTGGGTAATTATGTTAAAGATTGGCATGCTAATTTCAATACACTATATATTCAGAAAAATCTTGAACAATGCGGCCGATTTCAAATTCATTTTGCGGATGAAAACAAACAGCCTCTTGCTTGCTTTGAAATCTATAAAGGAGGCGTTGGTGAAAATGCAAGTTTGAACTTTTGGCGGATTGGTGGAGATAAAAAATTAAAACATTTCAAAAATCATACATTTTCAGCGACAACTGGAAAACCAGATAAAAATGGGTCTCCACTTTTTGCTGCAAGTCATGGCGGACAGGCTATTGTTAAACAAGGTAACAAGATTTCTTTCTACTGGCGAGCGATGGCTGAAACTTATCTCATGGATGATGTGCCAGCATCTACCAAACTTGCTTATGTTTATATCGTGATCGGGAAAAGACGATATTATCAAATGGTAGCAGATACAAGTCTTAGATCATTTAAACTCATGAATCTAAACAATGAGTACACTGTCGATATTCCTAATAAGTACCAACCAGAAGATGAAGTAAAGGTTGATATGGAAAAATCAAAAATCACAGTTAATGACTTAGGGGCGAACTCAGACTATATCACGGGTTCAGAATTCTTTTCAATTCCTCCAGGAGCAAGCCAAAGGCTAGATATTGTGTATTCAAATTTCACAACAAGCCCGCCTAAAGTTGAAATCAAGTGGAAGGAGCGAATCTTATAATGTTAATCTCGATTCATGACCATACTTTAAAACGGGTTGGTTTTCTCAGTAATGATGACTCTGAAACGCCCGATTTTAAAGATGATAATTTTCATCGCTACTTAGCACAGGGAACCTCTACTTTTGACTTTACTGTAAACAAAATAAAAAATGGAGTGGTTCAAGATTATGTTCAACTGTTAAATGAACGAGCTTATTTCAGCTTTCAGTATGAGGGAGAGGATTTCCTTTTTGATTCTGTCATTGTCGAAGAAGATGATGACAAAATCACTTTCAATTGTCTAAGCCTAAACCTTGAAATGCGAAATGAAGAAGTGAAAGCCTTAAAAAATACAGTGAGCCATAACATTAAATGGTACTTTGACCAATTAGGCCTAATCAATTTTGCAAAAATCTCACTTGGTATTAATCAGGTTGAAAATTATACAAGGACCATTAATTATGATTCAGAAGATACTAAACTTGCTCGTTTAATTTCAGTCATTCAGAACTTTGATGCCGAATTTGAATTTGTCACAAAATTAAAAAGAGATGGAACGCTTGATAATATCACACTTAATATTTACAAGAAAAATGATGGTGGCGATGTTCAAGGAGTGGGTCAAAACAGAAATGATGTGCTTTTATCCTTTGGAGAAAATGTTACAGGGGTTAATCGAAAAGTTGAAAAGTCTCAGATATTTAATTCACTTTATGTCACTGGTAAAGATGGGTTAAGTTGGAAAAATTCTGCTTGGTCAGTCACTAATTCAGAAGGGCAAGAAGAGTTCTATAAACGAGCAGGGGAAAGTTATGCTAAAGCTCCGCTATCTGCTCAAATGTTCCCCTCACAGCTTCAATCTTCGAGCGGTGACATATTTACCAACAATAATGAATCGACTGAATATGCAACAGTCAATGCAATGTGGGGCTATGCTTTAAGTCAGTTGAAACAATATGCTTATCCATTAGTGACTTATGAAGTGACAGCCACAAGTAACTTGACAGTTTCAAGTACTGGAGACGGTATGCCGCTTCATATCGGAGATACAGTCAGAATTCAAGATAAGAATTTCATTGATTCAGATGGAAATGTTGGATTATTCTTGTCAGCACGAGTGAGTGAACTAGAAATAAGTTTCACTAATCCTACAAGTAACAAAATTATGTTTTCTAATTACATCAAGCTGAAAAGTGAAGTATCTGATGATCTAACTGC from Lactococcus lactis carries:
- a CDS encoding phage head closure protein, yielding MAQLNLADFNKKVQLGDVKTETNEYTGAGYGGFVPKINVWFASKTRTLSQSYQLQGTALENSRTIIIRHNSSAEKLKAAVIDNVQYDIVNYSPDETSNIIRYDYLTLKRSS
- a CDS encoding phage tail protein → MTIVGLKKTYLGLIDKKTGKIIAGPEGLTTDGLYMSNPKDLGTASANITNIAAAGTQKFGDNGLVDVVSSKSFPQVAAVWNNLPFDIKAKIKGEVSDKKGGYVQSQDLPQVALIIESELIDRSHSIFYAFGNGQMTETALNIQTDHTAQNRVEDALTYQSLAFAAWNNQGMKTFNSADSGFDKAAMLKEVMGGYAASGLGV
- a CDS encoding tape measure protein, producing MAKEKIAGTLATNIGVNTTNAVTSIESLKNSVKDSTNAWKQMESQMKLSGDTLGASKAKYEGLSDSLSKQKSVLERLKQEQSEVNRSTSDGEKAYQKYASQITQAEVKLTALNGQQDKAKQAYEYQKSGLAKLNEEVQHSNKLTEERVKQLEAEGKTEEANKAKIDGLKSAQEKYSQILKIQKTELEKLGESGDKNSKAYRLQEVRVAQMSTKVSEATRDIKRLNGTEIKPRTEGIGKVKSQLRSLNGLLDRTHSHFKDVFLGNILATGVIGAIGDIKSKFTGALEAGVEYNKEMQNLSVSLNNFTNGNQKLNDSLVDNIKNLREESGYSIDTLSLLTKKTYGLTGSADGAKKLSDAFVNLGRATGKSDDSMQNIITKFTQMNASGEITSGSITKMEKTLPGFAKTLSTTMGVSRDKLNELASNGKISMSDLSKTIENMSAAKPKGLENYLTSFDGFSGHLQEKYQSLSGKITEGFFKTNNNFLKNMSKSLDGKETEKAFTHIGDSANKAVTTISKAFSSVFKGTKNPLADFANGLANKIEKLGNFISKHANDIKNFFGMVKNLGGTAFKLIGDTLKTVIPWLEKFGTWASKHPKDVKKIALAIIGLKIALKGTLGVLKGVEKFKEAKKLVLGFGSSIKKTATGMKLAFNFLKTNPFILIITGIVAVVAAFVELYKHNKKFRNFINGIAKAVSKWAGSVVKWFKKTWDDVSKGFNNFVNSFSKVFNSLLNGIKNAWNGAWSWIGNVFNKYIDVFKSVLKLFTDFFTGKWGNLGKDIQKIWNALWGFVESIFGKKVDSIKKGIEGFGTKIWDTFNTIKTKVSDFWKGMWDGLIQFGKNGINSVIDVINNGIGGINGVIHTFGGSKNAISKIPKLANGTKGAPKGVALINDAPGEHYQEAVIDNSGQMHVLEGRNRLVNFQGGETVVPAHAIPHFENGTPDWLSSIGSWVKDKWDGLTEMIKHPIKTLTHFMTNAISGISGSPLVTSIAPALGNGFVNAIVDPIKKLLGSLKKKHEDDGGGSQGSPSGSGVQRWAGQVKEALAANGLSTSQDMIDRVLRQIASESSGNEKAVQGNIGDINNITGDLAKGLMQTISSTFNANKFPGHGDIFNGYDNLLAALNYAKKTYGPSLSFLGNGHGYENGGLISSHGLYEIGEGNKPEMVIPLSVEKNARANQLLAEANQRINGNSEHVQNNEIDNSIIINLLSKIYESLDDIKNNPLIAYAMIDGKMATNLLAKYMNTALKNEENKNSWLWGNNN
- a CDS encoding DUF806 family protein gives rise to the protein MRPTQEVSQIVGAFRPSWLVFENFIPKEHVNDLDNTQVLLTEFKSDITNYGDGTFNSVVLAVTIQIFYGFNLSESMLLAEIELMEKLKDSGWLTISSEPHYLDVSTNTTKQQTKKNITVEKIVEINELKGE
- a CDS encoding HK97 family phage prohead protease; amino-acid sequence: MENIEYRYFDSTELETRSPTNNDFIGQIAGYAIKFNTPSTAMAPFIEYIAPTALDNVDLSDVLALYNHDYANVLGRVDAGTLKLSIDKVGLHFVLDMPDTTVGHDVYNNIKAGNLKGMSFGFSVADGGDSWQQGADSPIRIINQLQTLSEISVVSRPAYDDTSVQVTRSMDAFLSERTRKYKEKVKIYLGGLNEN
- a CDS encoding phage major capsid protein is translated as MKIEKLKKDLATKTAELNTKKAEIRSFTESEDKTIDEVKAGMTEIKEKEDEIKEIRSNIEVLEQASALKVEEKRDDSDLVAPELEENSADNEEDDPEKTKTETKSEAEKDKNTVKDEEKRDAGGLQDMKLKVGGEIADKKVTAFADYLKTGEVRDVTGIALKDGKVIIPETILTPEKEVHQFPRLGSLVRTESVTTSTGKLPIFNNSTDLLTAHTEYGQTTKNATPVITPILWDLKTYTGGYVFSQELISDSSYDWQAELQSRLTELRDNTDDSLIITALTDGVKKTSSTDLLGDIKKALNVTLKPQDSAAASIVMSQSAYNLFDTATDAMGRPLLQPNVTAATGYTLLGKTVVIVDDKLFPSASAGDVNIIVAPLKKAVINFKLTEITGQFQDTYDIWYKQLGIFLRQNVVQARKDLIVNLTGKLKEVKAVQSTAV
- a CDS encoding distal tail protein Dit, whose amino-acid sequence is MAFKIYYNGTDLSNIVDGFTGITRNIGAGWTNNLQTKSKLGSDFLRNSINSKSITINFVVNVKKDRFTSVRKALGEILNVNEPCVLIFDDDPNSVWYAVPDGIPTLDESSFYQAFGTLTFLVPSGYAESVDTKILNNDNSGGENGTIINNADNSVSVLINNNGTLPIYPTIKVTPTSETGYLAFVGQNGILEIGNPDEADTTTAKSQKLVCDFKTKSDFETNFVPDTSWTTSWPTNLDGMPLNSTIAWKDDGIRIGAMAQSSLWNAGVLRYEVPKDDLGNYVKDWHANFNTLYIQKNLEQCGRFQIHFADENKQPLACFEIYKGGVGENASLNFWRIGGDKKLKHFKNHTFSATTGKPDKNGSPLFAASHGGQAIVKQGNKISFYWRAMAETYLMDDVPASTKLAYVYIVIGKRRYYQMVADTSLRSFKLMNLNNEYTVDIPNKYQPEDEVKVDMEKSKITVNDLGANSDYITGSEFFSIPPGASQRLDIVYSNFTTSPPKVEIKWKERIL
- a CDS encoding HK97 gp10 family phage protein, with product MGQELNFEEIMNSLIEEAESVSTSLTVEDKAKITKAGANAFARGLEKVTKDKHYRIRKTGKNPHLADSILVQNTNIDGIKDGNSTVGWDYTKSRVGHLIENGTRFPMYSKKGTKYRKGGQVAITSDPFVSTYRDSMEAQVAMFSAEEEVFSEILKKKGAE
- a CDS encoding phage tail tube assembly chaperone, which gives rise to MEIKIKQLKKTVEVKASIKNLKKSYKFAKNMAEAEEKISEGNDELVLDYLDSIIEFVSDIAKLSKKEKEELEELEMEELMEVVSYIVAKLQGASDSDIKKAKENGEVGLAQESE
- a CDS encoding head-tail connector protein → MALITAQELLDENHIDSNYDEIATMNRLIHDASALIRGSISDSVTDEQIMDNLPDQYNRAVSALATRLYFSRDLSDGYGMGIQIMINQIRARMCEVLNGTT